One segment of Amycolatopsis alba DSM 44262 DNA contains the following:
- a CDS encoding sigma-70 family RNA polymerase sigma factor, protein MDRLTERFEEHRVRLRAVAYRMLGSASEAEDAVQDTWLRLNRTDAAEIENLGGWLTTVVARVCLNVLRSRDHRREEPLDAASAEPADTSVDPAADAELADSIGLAMLVVLDTLAPAERLAFVLHDMFAVPFDEIAPLIDRTPAAARQLASRARRRVQGRSTAAEPDLARRRQVVDAYLAAARGGDFEALLELLHPDVVLRADKAAGPSRTPVFLRGAPVVARGAAAASVRAAVTQLALVNGGVGLVMADEGRPSVVLAFAFEDGKITEIDVIADRDRLQGLDLVIVD, encoded by the coding sequence GTGGATCGGCTGACGGAACGTTTCGAGGAGCACCGCGTCAGGCTGCGGGCGGTGGCGTACCGGATGCTGGGCTCGGCCAGTGAGGCCGAGGACGCCGTCCAGGACACGTGGCTGCGGCTCAACCGGACCGACGCGGCGGAGATCGAGAACCTCGGCGGCTGGCTGACCACCGTGGTGGCGCGGGTGTGCCTGAACGTGCTGCGCTCGCGCGACCACCGGCGGGAAGAACCACTCGACGCCGCGTCCGCCGAGCCCGCGGACACCTCGGTCGACCCCGCCGCCGACGCGGAGCTCGCCGACTCGATCGGGCTGGCGATGCTGGTGGTCCTGGACACGCTGGCCCCCGCCGAGCGGCTCGCGTTCGTCCTGCACGACATGTTCGCGGTGCCGTTCGACGAGATCGCGCCGCTGATCGACCGCACCCCCGCCGCCGCGAGGCAACTCGCGAGCCGCGCCCGGCGCCGTGTCCAAGGCCGTTCCACCGCCGCGGAACCCGACCTCGCACGACGGCGCCAGGTCGTCGACGCCTACCTGGCCGCGGCCCGCGGCGGAGACTTCGAAGCACTCCTGGAACTGCTCCACCCCGACGTCGTCCTCCGTGCCGACAAGGCGGCGGGCCCCTCGCGCACGCCGGTCTTCCTGCGTGGCGCGCCTGTTGTCGCGCGTGGTGCGGCTGCCGCGTCGGTGCGGGCGGCTGTCACTCAGCTCGCGTTGGTGAACGGCGGCGTCGGCCTGGTGATGGCGGACGAGGGACGGCCTTCGGTGGTGCTCGCGTTCGCGTTCGAGGACGGGAAGATCACCGAGATCGACGTCATCGCGGACCGGGATCGGCTGCAGGGGCTGGATCTGGTGATTGTGGACTGA
- a CDS encoding GntR family transcriptional regulator has translation MRRTEVKERLRHLIERRQPGEVLPSERALSTEIGVSRPTLRAAIDELERDGLVVREHGRGTFTAPRKISQDLVPATGGEQFAPPAEGHWSSRVIDFATTPAGARLGKRLEVSPGHPLVAVTRIRVVEDAPMAIERILVPRDLVPDITAAGFESGSFYELLRTRYEVVPATAVQVIEPTVTDADESGLLDVPLHSPALLFERTTRDADGRVIEYTRSIYRGDRYRITSHLKFDHTSG, from the coding sequence ATGCGGCGAACAGAGGTCAAGGAACGGCTGCGCCACCTCATCGAGCGGCGGCAGCCGGGCGAAGTCCTGCCTTCGGAGCGCGCGCTGAGTACCGAGATCGGCGTCTCCCGTCCGACCCTGCGGGCCGCGATCGACGAACTGGAACGCGACGGTCTCGTGGTCCGCGAGCACGGCCGGGGCACGTTCACCGCACCACGCAAGATCTCCCAGGACCTCGTGCCCGCCACTGGCGGCGAGCAGTTCGCGCCGCCCGCCGAGGGGCATTGGAGCAGCCGGGTGATCGACTTCGCGACCACACCGGCGGGCGCCCGGCTCGGCAAACGGCTCGAGGTCTCCCCCGGTCATCCGCTGGTGGCCGTCACCCGGATCCGCGTCGTCGAAGACGCGCCGATGGCGATCGAGCGGATCCTGGTCCCGCGAGACCTGGTGCCGGACATCACGGCCGCCGGCTTCGAGTCCGGCTCGTTCTACGAACTGCTCCGCACGCGGTACGAGGTCGTTCCCGCGACGGCCGTGCAGGTCATCGAACCCACCGTGACCGACGCCGACGAATCCGGCCTGCTCGACGTCCCGCTGCACTCCCCCGCGCTCCTGTTCGAGCGCACCACCCGCGACGCGGACGGCCGCGTGATCGAGTACACCCGCTCGATCTACCGGGGCGACCGCTACCGCATCACCTCGCACCTGAAGTTCGACCACACCTCCGGCTGA
- a CDS encoding glycoside hydrolase family 16 protein, which yields MSAPGKLRLVAVAALSVAALGMAPGTATGAAACGALFDDFHYASHTDGLLAQHGWEARSGVGGPGVGGARWAPEGITFPTSGGDKVLQLASATDGTPAGTTQTEVMQPDRRFFEGTYAARIRFSDAPSSGPDGDRINQTFFTISPLRYDNDPIYSELDFSEYLPNGGWGEAGPVNFQTSWHTYTPDPWYAENKSDSQRRSIDGWHSVAATVSDGHVRYYIDGALVADHDRGGPFDVYPRQDMSLNVNQWFIDLTQHSGGTSTYLEQVDWVYYAKNEVLTPQAAADRAAAYRSSGVRFADDLGGC from the coding sequence ATGTCTGCACCGGGGAAGTTGCGTCTTGTGGCCGTCGCCGCCTTGTCGGTGGCCGCACTCGGGATGGCGCCGGGGACCGCGACCGGGGCGGCCGCCTGCGGGGCGTTGTTCGACGATTTCCACTACGCCTCGCACACCGACGGTCTCCTTGCTCAGCACGGCTGGGAGGCGCGTTCCGGAGTGGGAGGGCCCGGCGTCGGTGGTGCGCGATGGGCTCCGGAAGGCATCACGTTCCCGACATCCGGAGGGGACAAGGTGCTGCAACTCGCCTCCGCCACCGACGGCACGCCCGCGGGTACGACCCAGACCGAGGTCATGCAGCCCGACCGGCGGTTCTTCGAAGGGACCTACGCGGCGCGGATCCGCTTCTCCGACGCGCCGTCGTCCGGCCCCGACGGCGACCGGATCAACCAGACGTTCTTCACCATCAGCCCGCTCCGCTACGACAACGACCCGATCTACAGCGAACTGGACTTCTCCGAGTATCTGCCCAACGGCGGCTGGGGCGAGGCGGGACCGGTGAATTTCCAGACCAGCTGGCACACCTACACGCCGGACCCGTGGTACGCCGAGAACAAGAGCGACAGCCAGCGCCGCAGTATCGACGGCTGGCACTCCGTGGCCGCGACCGTGTCCGACGGCCATGTCCGGTACTACATCGACGGCGCGCTGGTCGCGGATCACGACCGCGGCGGGCCGTTCGACGTGTACCCGCGGCAGGACATGTCCCTGAATGTGAACCAGTGGTTCATCGACCTCACCCAGCACTCCGGCGGCACGAGCACCTACCTCGAACAGGTGGACTGGGTCTACTACGCGAAGAACGAGGTCCTGACACCGCAGGCGGCCGCCGACCGGGCCGCCGCGTACCGATCGTCGGGTGTGCGGTTCGCCGACGATCTCGGTGGTTGTTAA
- a CDS encoding TM0106 family RecB-like putative nuclease, whose translation MYTPSDLADLLECEHRSLLNQALAADLPGAPRPGSGPDQLAVTHGRAHEAATLDKLRGERSAVVEIDERDPVVAAKATEEALRAGAPVIYQAVFHDGEFSGRADFLMRDDEGRYEVYDTKLARHAKPAAVVQLTAYADALRRAGWPAGPQMHLLLGDHSTRSFRVDDFLPLVDRLRARLRDRPPKLPVPIWADERPACGGCSFSSHCASAREADRDLSLVAGMRGDQRRKLVAAGLETIDALAAAEPEDRPRDISTTSFTTLRAQAAIQVRQDATGQIAYEIIDPDALAELPPPAPGDVFFDMEGDPYALAGEGLEYLFGAVTDEDSTKFTPFWAHNRSQEKRAFEEFVDFATARLTEHPGSHVYHYAPYEVTAIKRLAAVHGTREDAVDHLLRSGGLVDLYSVVRKALRVSQRSYSIKYLEPLYMPEARDGDVKTAVSSIEAYEEYLTLTASGETEHADEVLRGISDYNEYDCVSTLRLFEFLHKIRVQEGIPLAEPPEESDVDALLRQTEEDVAAQKRAERAAQLAALVDPLLDGLPDDPAEFTGEDRARALLAASVGYHRRETNPAWWEYFRQLAAPLGDLETDNACTVPVAMEAGEWVPPSGRVRKAKRSLSLRCDPDRPHPFAPGDDVRLRYGAAARDAKVVSATAVELTLEESCPPDETTADRPVAVLPGSPVRPSPKDDAVADLARLVVEALPVLPAHPGVDLLRRTTPRLRDDGTLPEPGTDLVSTVIEAVEALDGSALAVQGPPGAGKTYLAGRLIAKLVRAGKTIAVTSTSHKAVENVLSAALKNAPDLPCAKRAKRTPDPAAPWEQPKTNPALVKWREEHDTGHLVGGTAWTFANAAIREEPFDLLIIDEAGQFALADALAVSMCAKNLLLLGDPQQLPQVVQGTHPAGAEASALGHLIGDADIIPAELGYFLDETRRMHPAVCAPVSRLSYAGRLHSHPSAAERAINGVEAGLYLAEVDHHGNTTRSVEEAEAVTALVADLHGRAWTDHGDPRPLGDEDILVVAPYNLQARVVARALDQAGHPGVRVGTVDRFQGQEAPVVITTMTSSSAIDLPRGLDFLLSRNRLNVALSRAQALAIVVCSPRLVEADIRTVDQMRLVSGMLGLMTEAVPWHAGRSGR comes from the coding sequence ATGTACACCCCGTCCGATCTCGCCGACCTGCTCGAATGCGAGCACCGCAGCCTCCTGAACCAGGCGCTGGCCGCCGACCTCCCCGGAGCGCCGCGGCCGGGCTCCGGGCCGGATCAGCTGGCCGTCACGCACGGGCGCGCGCACGAGGCCGCGACGCTGGACAAGCTGCGAGGCGAGCGGAGCGCCGTCGTCGAGATCGACGAACGTGACCCGGTCGTCGCCGCGAAGGCCACCGAAGAGGCGCTACGGGCCGGTGCGCCGGTGATCTACCAGGCTGTCTTCCACGACGGCGAGTTCTCCGGCCGCGCCGACTTCCTGATGCGGGACGACGAAGGCCGCTACGAGGTCTACGACACGAAGCTGGCCAGGCACGCGAAGCCCGCCGCGGTGGTCCAGCTGACCGCGTACGCCGACGCCCTGCGCCGGGCAGGCTGGCCCGCCGGTCCGCAGATGCATTTGCTGCTGGGCGATCACAGCACCCGTTCGTTCCGCGTCGACGACTTCCTCCCGCTGGTGGACCGCCTCCGCGCCCGGCTGCGGGACCGGCCGCCGAAGCTGCCGGTCCCGATCTGGGCCGACGAACGACCCGCCTGTGGCGGCTGCTCCTTCTCCTCGCACTGCGCGAGCGCCCGCGAAGCCGACCGCGATCTTTCGCTGGTCGCGGGAATGCGCGGTGACCAGCGGCGCAAACTCGTCGCGGCGGGCCTCGAAACCATCGACGCGCTCGCGGCGGCGGAGCCGGAAGACCGGCCGCGCGACATCTCGACGACGTCGTTCACCACGCTGCGTGCTCAGGCCGCGATCCAGGTCCGGCAGGACGCCACCGGGCAGATCGCCTACGAGATCATCGATCCGGACGCGCTCGCCGAGCTTCCCCCGCCCGCGCCCGGCGACGTCTTCTTCGACATGGAAGGCGACCCGTACGCCCTGGCAGGCGAAGGGCTCGAATACCTCTTCGGCGCGGTGACGGACGAAGACAGCACGAAGTTCACGCCGTTCTGGGCGCACAACCGGTCTCAGGAGAAGCGGGCCTTCGAGGAGTTCGTCGACTTCGCCACCGCGAGGCTCACCGAACATCCCGGCTCGCACGTCTACCACTACGCCCCGTACGAGGTCACCGCGATCAAGCGGCTCGCCGCCGTGCACGGGACCCGCGAGGACGCCGTCGACCACCTGCTGCGCAGCGGCGGCCTGGTAGACCTGTATTCCGTGGTGCGCAAGGCACTCCGGGTCTCCCAGCGGTCGTACTCCATCAAGTACCTCGAACCGCTCTACATGCCCGAAGCCCGCGACGGCGACGTCAAGACGGCGGTTTCGAGCATCGAGGCGTACGAGGAATACCTGACGCTCACGGCCTCCGGCGAGACGGAACACGCGGACGAAGTACTGCGCGGGATCAGCGACTACAACGAATACGACTGCGTCTCCACCCTCCGGCTGTTCGAGTTCCTCCACAAGATCCGGGTGCAGGAAGGGATCCCGCTCGCCGAGCCGCCGGAAGAGTCCGATGTGGACGCTCTGCTCCGCCAGACCGAGGAAGACGTCGCCGCGCAGAAACGCGCCGAACGCGCGGCGCAGCTGGCCGCCCTGGTCGATCCGCTGCTGGACGGACTGCCCGACGATCCGGCCGAGTTCACCGGTGAGGACCGCGCCCGCGCGCTGCTGGCCGCGTCCGTCGGCTATCACCGCCGCGAGACGAATCCGGCGTGGTGGGAGTACTTCCGCCAGCTCGCCGCCCCGCTCGGTGACCTGGAGACCGACAACGCCTGCACCGTCCCGGTCGCCATGGAGGCCGGGGAATGGGTGCCGCCTTCGGGCCGGGTCCGCAAGGCGAAGCGCTCGCTGAGCCTCCGCTGCGACCCGGACCGGCCACATCCCTTCGCCCCCGGCGACGACGTCCGCCTGCGGTACGGCGCCGCCGCACGGGACGCGAAGGTCGTCTCGGCCACCGCCGTCGAACTGACCCTCGAAGAAAGCTGCCCGCCCGACGAGACCACGGCCGACCGGCCGGTCGCGGTGCTGCCCGGCAGTCCCGTCCGGCCCTCCCCCAAGGACGACGCGGTCGCGGATCTCGCCCGGCTCGTCGTCGAAGCGCTGCCGGTGCTGCCCGCCCATCCCGGCGTCGACCTGCTCCGCCGCACGACACCCCGGCTGCGCGACGACGGCACCCTGCCCGAGCCGGGAACGGATCTGGTGAGCACGGTGATCGAGGCCGTCGAGGCGCTCGACGGCTCCGCGCTCGCCGTCCAGGGCCCGCCGGGCGCGGGCAAGACCTACCTGGCAGGCAGGCTGATCGCGAAGCTCGTGCGCGCGGGCAAGACGATCGCCGTCACCTCGACCAGCCACAAGGCCGTGGAGAACGTGCTGTCCGCCGCGCTGAAGAACGCGCCGGACCTGCCGTGCGCCAAACGCGCCAAGCGGACCCCGGATCCGGCCGCGCCCTGGGAGCAGCCGAAGACCAACCCCGCGCTGGTGAAATGGCGTGAGGAGCACGACACCGGCCATCTGGTCGGCGGGACCGCGTGGACGTTCGCGAACGCCGCGATCCGAGAAGAGCCGTTCGACCTGCTGATCATCGACGAGGCGGGCCAATTCGCCCTCGCCGACGCGCTCGCGGTGTCGATGTGCGCCAAGAATCTCCTGCTGCTGGGTGATCCGCAGCAGTTGCCGCAGGTCGTGCAGGGCACGCATCCCGCGGGGGCCGAGGCGTCCGCGCTCGGGCATCTGATCGGCGACGCCGACATCATCCCGGCCGAACTCGGCTACTTCCTCGACGAGACCCGCCGGATGCATCCGGCCGTCTGTGCGCCGGTCTCGCGGCTGTCCTACGCGGGCCGCCTGCACTCGCATCCCTCGGCGGCCGAGCGGGCGATCAACGGTGTCGAAGCGGGCCTGTATCTCGCCGAAGTCGACCATCACGGCAACACGACGCGGTCGGTCGAGGAGGCCGAGGCGGTCACCGCGCTCGTCGCCGATCTCCACGGCCGCGCCTGGACCGATCACGGCGATCCCCGGCCGCTCGGCGACGAGGACATCCTGGTCGTGGCTCCCTACAACCTCCAGGCCCGCGTGGTCGCCCGCGCCCTGGACCAGGCCGGGCATCCCGGCGTGCGGGTGGGCACCGTCGACCGGTTCCAGGGCCAGGAGGCGCCGGTGGTGATCACCACCATGACCTCGTCGTCGGCGATCGATCTGCCGCGTGGCCTGGACTTCCTGCTCTCCCGTAACCGGCTCAACGTGGCGCTCTCGCGGGCGCAGGCACTCGCGATCGTGGTCTGCTCGCCCCGGCTGGTCGAAGCCGACATCCGCACGGTCGACCAGATGCGGCTGGTTTCGGGCATGCTCGGGTTGATGACCGAAGCCGTGCCTTGGCACGCAGGACGGAGTGGACGATGA